A stretch of Suncus etruscus isolate mSunEtr1 chromosome 9, mSunEtr1.pri.cur, whole genome shotgun sequence DNA encodes these proteins:
- the LOC126017800 gene encoding olfactory receptor 140-like, whose protein sequence is MGHSMPLNNVTEFILIGLTQNPYLQKILFFVFLFIFLFTVLTNGFLFITISLSPALSAPMYFFLTFLSFVDAFYTCVTTPKMIIDLLFQRRNISFNSCLTQIFVEHLLGGSEIILLIVMAYDRYVAICKPLHYTTIMRPGICRLLVVVAWTGGLLHATVQIFFVVNLPFCGPNIIDHFMCDLFPLLKLACRDTHILGMVMAANSGAMCLLVFTMLLISYIVILNSLKSLGSEGRRKALSTCISHFTVVVLFFVPCIFTYTRPVATYSVDMLITVFFAILTPMFNPIIYTVRNTEVKNAMKNLFKKRVN, encoded by the coding sequence ATGGGGCACTCCATGCCTCTCAACAATGTGACTGAATTTATTCTCATAGGATTAACACAGAATCCATACTTGCAGAAAATACTCTTCTTTGTGTTTCTATTCATTTTCCTATTTACTGTGCTGACCAATGGGTTTCTTTTCATCACCATCTCCCTCAGCCCTGCACTTTCTGCTCCCATGTacttttttctcactttcttATCCTTCGTGGATGCTTTCTACACCTGTGTCACAACCCCCAAAATGATcattgacctgttatttcagagGAGAAACATCTCCTTTAATAGCTGTTTGACTCAGATATTTGTGGAACACTTATTGGGaggctcagagatcattttgCTTATTGTCATGGCAtatgaccgctatgtggccatctgcAAGCCCCTGCATTACACCACTATCATGCGACCAGGGATCTGTCGTTTACTGGTGGTGGTGGCCTGGACTGGGGGTCTTCTACATGCCACTGTGCAGATATTTTTCGTAGTCAACTTGCCTTTCTGTGGTCCCAATATCATTGACCATTTCATGTGTGATCTCTTCCCACTGCTGAAACTTGCCTGCCGTGATACCCATATTCTGGGTATGGTAATGGCAGCCAACAGTGGAGCTATGTGCTTGCTTGTTTTCACCATGCTTCTTATTTCTTACATTGTCATTCTGAATTCCTTGAAGTCCCTTGGCTCTGAAGGAAGGCGCAAAGCTCTCTCTACATGTATCTCCCATTTTACTGtagttgtacttttttttgtgCCTTGCATCTTCACTTACACGAGGCCTGTGGCCACCTACTCTGTGGACATGTTGATAACTGTATTCTTCGCCATCCTTACTCCCATGTTTAATCCCATTATATACACAGTGAGAAACACAGAGGTGAAAAATGccatgaaaaatttatttaagaaaagagtAAACTAG